In a single window of the Panthera leo isolate Ple1 chromosome A1, P.leo_Ple1_pat1.1, whole genome shotgun sequence genome:
- the LOC122217649 gene encoding cytochrome b-c1 complex subunit 8, producing the protein MGREFGHLTRMRHVITYSLSPFEQRAFPHYFSKGIPNVLRRTRACILRVLPPFVGFYLVYTWGTQEFEKSKRKNPAAYENDK; encoded by the exons ATGGGCCGCGAGTTTGGGCATCTGACACGGATGCGGCATGTGATCACCTACAGCTTGTCACCCTTCGAGCAGCGCGCCTTCCCCCACTACTTCAGCAAGGGCATCCCCAACGTGCTGCGCCGCACGCGGGCGTGCATTCTTCGCGTCCTGCCGC cgTTTGTAGGGTTTTATCTTGTCTATACCTGGGGGACCCAGGAGTTTGAAAAATCCAAGAGGAAGAATCCCGCTGCTTATGAAAATGACAAATGA
- the LEAP2 gene encoding liver-expressed antimicrobial peptide 2 — protein MWHLKLLAVLMICLLLLDQVDGSPMLEPSSMKRRPRRMTPFWRGVSLRPIGSSCRDDSECITRLCRKRRCSLSVAQE, from the exons ATGTGGCATCTCAAACTCTTGGCGGTGCTCATGATCTGCTTGCTGCTGTTGGACCAG GTAGATGGCTCTCCCATGCTGGAACCGAGTTCAATGAAGAGAAGGCCACGGAGAATGACTCCATTTTGGAGAGGGGTTTCCCTCAGGCCCATCGGATCCTCTTGCAGAGATGATTCTGAGTGTATCACGAGGCTGTGCAG aaaaagaCGCTGTTCCCTAAGTGTGGCCCAGGAATGA